The region TCAATACCGCATTTTTCTAAATTCAAATAATCGTTCGGTATATACTGTTGTTTAAAGTGATTATAATTGATATAAAAGAAAGCAAGACTAAACGCCTTCATATGGTTTTCAAACTTCTTGGAAAAACAGCATGTTTTCCTGAACGCCCGTCTGATACGGTGACGCAATCTACAGTTATTAC is a window of Chitinispirillales bacterium DNA encoding:
- a CDS encoding IS1 family transposase — translated: NNCRLRHRIRRAFRKTCCFSKKFENHMKAFSLAFFYINYNHFKQQYIPNDYLNLEKCGIDSL